A window of the Pseudomonas furukawaii genome harbors these coding sequences:
- the cysQ gene encoding 3'(2'),5'-bisphosphate nucleotidase CysQ, with the protein MSHPLLPAVVDLVRQAGAAILPYWRSDLAVTEKADASPVTAADLAAHQVLAVGLAALDPTIPVLSEEAADIPLSERAGWQRWWLVDPLDGTKEFIAGSEEFTVNVALVEDGRVVFGVVGMPVTGRCYFGGAGLGAWRAEARGEAQAISVRIAPDEAFTLVASKRHSSPAQERLLAGLGERFGDLQLANIGSSLKFCLLAEGAADCYPRLAPTSQWDTAAAQGVLEGAGGEVLDLAGEPLAYEAREGFLNPSFLALPVAAEWRAELIQLARALD; encoded by the coding sequence ATGAGCCATCCCCTGCTTCCCGCCGTCGTCGACCTGGTGCGCCAGGCCGGCGCGGCGATCCTGCCTTACTGGCGCTCCGACCTCGCGGTGACCGAGAAGGCCGACGCCTCCCCCGTGACCGCAGCCGACCTGGCCGCCCACCAGGTGCTGGCGGTTGGCCTCGCGGCGCTGGACCCGACCATTCCGGTGCTGTCCGAGGAAGCCGCCGATATTCCCCTGAGCGAGCGCGCCGGCTGGCAGCGCTGGTGGCTGGTGGACCCCCTGGACGGTACCAAGGAGTTCATCGCCGGCAGCGAGGAGTTCACCGTCAACGTCGCCCTGGTGGAGGACGGCCGCGTGGTCTTCGGCGTGGTCGGCATGCCGGTGACCGGTCGCTGCTACTTCGGTGGTGCCGGCCTGGGGGCCTGGCGGGCGGAGGCGCGGGGCGAGGCGCAGGCGATCAGCGTACGCATCGCGCCGGACGAAGCCTTCACCCTGGTGGCCAGCAAGCGCCATTCGAGCCCGGCCCAGGAGCGGCTGCTGGCCGGACTGGGTGAGCGTTTCGGCGACCTCCAGCTGGCCAATATCGGCAGCTCGCTGAAGTTCTGCCTGCTGGCCGAGGGCGCCGCGGACTGCTACCCGCGCCTGGCGCCCACGTCCCAGTGGGACACGGCGGCGGCCCAGGGCGTGCTGGAGGGGGCCGGCGGCGAGGTGCTGGACCTGGCCGGAGAGCCCCTGGCCTACGAGGCCCGGGAAGGCTTCCTCAACCCGTCCTTCCTGGCGCTGCCGGTGGCGGCCGAGTGGCGTGCGGAGCTGATCCAGCTGGCGCGCGCGCTGGACTGA
- the nudE gene encoding ADP compounds hydrolase NudE, with translation MRHKPTVLAREIVASSRLFRVEELQLRFANGVERTYERLVGKGAGYGAVMVVAMADDAHVLLVEEYCAGTDDYQLSLPKGLIEPGEDVLAAANRELKEEAGFGARRLEYITELSLSPGYMSQKIQVVLARDLYEESLPGDEPEPLRVDRISLRELSSLAQHQQFSEGRALAALYLVRDILTQRGEYQP, from the coding sequence ATGCGCCATAAGCCCACGGTGCTCGCTCGCGAAATCGTCGCCAGCAGCCGCCTGTTTCGTGTCGAGGAGCTGCAGCTGCGCTTCGCCAACGGCGTCGAGCGCACCTACGAACGCCTGGTGGGCAAGGGGGCAGGCTATGGCGCCGTGATGGTGGTGGCCATGGCGGACGACGCGCATGTGCTGCTGGTGGAGGAGTACTGCGCCGGCACCGACGATTACCAGTTGTCGCTGCCCAAGGGGCTGATCGAGCCGGGCGAGGACGTGCTCGCCGCCGCCAACCGCGAACTCAAGGAAGAGGCGGGGTTCGGTGCCCGGCGGCTGGAGTACATCACCGAGCTGTCCCTGTCCCCCGGCTACATGAGCCAGAAGATCCAGGTGGTGCTGGCCCGGGACCTCTACGAAGAGAGCCTGCCGGGCGACGAGCCGGAACCGCTGCGGGTCGACCGCATCAGCCTGCGGGAGCTGTCCAGCCTCGCCCAGCACCAGCAGTTCAGCGAGGGCCGCGCCCTGGCGGCGCTCTACCTGGTCCGCGATATCCTGACCCAGCGTGGGGAGTACCAGCCATGA
- the yrfG gene encoding GMP/IMP nucleotidase has translation MPRLPWSEIDTVLLDMDGTLLDLHFDNHFWMEYLPQRYAEHHGVSRELADAELLPLFRDNAGQLNWYCTDFWSRELKLSIRDLKREVAHLIALRPEAERFLGALREAGKRVALITNAHRDSLSLKMERVQLASWFDRLISSHDYGFPKEDQQFWHALQADFGFDPARSLFIDDSLPILRSAGRYGVAHLLAVREPDSRKGPKDTEEFAAVDSYRPLIEDLQTP, from the coding sequence ATGCCGCGACTGCCCTGGAGCGAAATCGACACCGTCCTGCTGGACATGGACGGCACGCTGCTCGACCTGCACTTCGACAACCACTTCTGGATGGAGTACCTGCCGCAACGCTACGCCGAGCACCACGGCGTCAGCCGCGAACTGGCGGACGCCGAACTGCTGCCGCTGTTCCGCGACAACGCCGGACAGTTGAACTGGTACTGCACGGACTTCTGGAGCCGCGAGTTGAAGCTGTCGATCCGCGACCTCAAGCGCGAGGTGGCCCACCTCATCGCCCTGCGCCCCGAAGCCGAACGCTTCCTCGGCGCCCTGCGCGAGGCCGGCAAGCGCGTGGCGCTGATCACCAACGCCCACCGCGACTCCCTGTCGCTGAAGATGGAACGGGTCCAGCTGGCCTCCTGGTTCGATCGCCTCATCAGTTCCCACGACTACGGTTTCCCCAAGGAGGACCAGCAGTTCTGGCACGCCCTGCAAGCCGACTTCGGCTTCGACCCGGCCCGCAGCCTGTTCATCGACGACAGCCTGCCGATCCTGCGCAGCGCGGGGCGCTACGGCGTGGCCCACCTGCTGGCGGTGCGCGAACCGGACAGCCGCAAGGGGCCGAAGGACACCGAGGAGTTCGCCGCGGTGGACAGCTACCGGCCACTGATCGAGGACCTCCAGACGCCCTAG
- the lysM gene encoding peptidoglycan-binding protein LysM produces MSIFAFVKEAGVKLWESLVGQEAQAAESLKEHVAKVGLGNPAIQVAVEGEKVVVSGEVASQEEKEKILLALGNVEGVGEVEDRIRVSAPAPAARFVTVKKGDTLSAIAKAEYGNANAYMKIFEANKPMLSHPDKIYPGQVLRIPE; encoded by the coding sequence ATGAGCATCTTCGCCTTTGTCAAAGAAGCGGGTGTGAAACTCTGGGAATCACTGGTGGGCCAGGAAGCTCAGGCCGCCGAGTCGCTCAAGGAACACGTGGCCAAGGTCGGCCTGGGCAACCCGGCCATCCAGGTCGCGGTGGAGGGGGAGAAGGTGGTGGTCAGCGGCGAGGTCGCGTCCCAGGAGGAGAAGGAGAAGATCCTCCTGGCCCTGGGCAATGTCGAAGGCGTCGGCGAGGTGGAGGATCGCATCAGGGTTTCGGCGCCAGCGCCCGCCGCGCGCTTCGTCACGGTGAAAAAGGGCGACACCCTGAGCGCCATCGCCAAGGCCGAGTACGGCAATGCCAATGCCTATATGAAGATCTTCGAGGCCAACAAGCCGATGCTCAGCCACCCGGACAAGATCTACCCGGGGCAGGTGCTGCGCATTCCCGAGTAA